The DNA sequence GCGGTTTCAATCAGAAGAACGCTATCTCTTCCTGGTTTTACTGGCTGCACAATCAGGGGAACCCTCAATCCTAAAATTTCGGTAAAACGTTCTTCTAAACCCACTCGATCGTAATACTCTTTTTCGTTCCATTCTTCAAGTCGAATCACAAGATCAACTTGAACTTCGCTTCGAACACAAACAGCTCCAAAAAGATGGGCCACATTAATAATTCCAATTCCACGCAGCTCGAGAAGGTGTTTGTTAAGCTCTGGGGCCAACCCCACAAGATGGGAATTTCTCTTCCGCAGGATCACCACATCATTGGAAATGAGGCGGTGTCCCCTTTCGATAAGGCCAAGGGCAGCTTCACTTTTTCCCACAGAAGACTCCCCTTGAATGAGAACGCCCACACCATAGGCTTCGACGAGTGTTCCATGGAGGCTATCGGTCGGTGCAAAGTAGTCGGAAAGGAGCATGGTGAGTTCTGTTAAAAGGGGCATCGAGTGAACCTCGGTCCGAAAAAGGGGAACTTTGAGCTCTTGGCACACTTTTGAGAGCTCGCGGGGTGGCGGAAGGGCGCGGGCAACGATCACTGCGGGGGTCTCTGAGGTAATCACCCCTTTAAGTCTTTTTAGACGGAGTTCGGGATCGAGATCACACAAGTAGGAAAGCTCCATTCGTCCAAAGATGAGGATCCGTTTATCACTTTTTCGCTTCATATAACCCGCAAGGGAAAGGCCAGGTCTTTGGACATGAGAGACCTTGATCTCTCGCTCCACCCCTTGTCCTACGCGGATGGTCTCAAGGCCCAGGGAAGCGCCGTGGGTCTCATAAAACTCTTGGATCGCGAGTTTCATATCCCCTCCACGTAAAAGGCAAGCCAGTCCAAAAAGGTGCGAAAGGCAAGACTTCCCTGCTGGGACGTCCGGTAGTCGGAAATGGTCCCCTCACCAAGGGAGCAAAGGACATTTCCTGCCGCTCCATCGGGATACCACTCTTTGTAAAAGCATTGGTAAACCGCTGAGTCAAAGGAACGATAAAAAGGGAAAAGGGCTTCTCCAGGAACAGCCTCTCCTCCTAAAATTAGGGGGGTCTCAAGGGTTCTAAACCGCTCTCTTTCTTCTACTAAAACTCCTGAAGAGAAAATGCCGGTATCTCCTCCTTTGAAAAAGCCGTTGTGAACACGAAAAAACTGGAGAAAGTCTTCGGGCAGGGGGAAGTCGATCTGTTCTCCCATATTGGAAATCTCTTCGTCAACAAGGGGAGGCCCCCCGAGGAAAAATTCGGAGCGCTCTTTCAAGCTGTAGCTAAGATAGATCGCCCCTTTATACCCAAACTCATCCAAGGATCGGTTTTTGCCTGCGCCAGCATCCCCATCTTTAACTCCCTCTGCATCGCCCCTATCTCTTGGATAGGGGACTGCTTCGGTAGAGCTAAACCTGGGGCGCTGGCTTTCGCAAATTCCCGGCTCTTGAATGTGTTTGGGTATAGCCGCCACCATACCCACTTCGGAAACCCCTCCAAAAAAACGGTCAATGAAGGCATGAACATGGGGATCAAAGGGAAGGGCATTAAACCAGTAGTCCCGGGTAAACTCCAAACGGATCGTGGGTTCTAACTTGCTAAGCTCAAACCATCCTTTGGTGAGACGGGGGACCTTTTCATGAGCTTCTTCCCAAGTAAAGTTACTCTCGCTTAAGGGGATCATCTCCCCTTCTTTAAAGTACTGAATAATCTCTTTCTGCATACTCTCCCAACAGGTTTATTAACAAAGCAGTTTAAAAAGGCTTTATACTTTTTTGCAAGCATGTTATGAGAAAAAATAGAGATCCTGAAGTGATTGAGTTGCTCACCAGGTTGTCGGAGATTTTATTTTGGAGCCTGGGTTTTCGATGACCCCATAGCCCTAGGGCTATGAGGGAAGATCAGGCTTCCAAACTAAAAGAATAGCAAGATGGTAGCAAGGCAATCATGGAGGGTTCTCCTAGAGGAAAACTTATGATCTACACACGGGTTGTCATTGTTGGAGGAGGTTTTGGCGGACTGAACTGCGCTAAAACGTTAAAGAAAGCAAACCTCGATGTCCTCCTGATCGACAAGAAGAACCACCATCTCTTTCAACCTCTTCTCTATCAAGTAGCAAGCGCAGCGCTTTCCCCCGCAGATATCGCTACTCCCCTTCGGGAAATCTTTGCAGATCAAAAGAATACAACGGTGATCATGGGAACAGTCGATCAGGTCGACAAGAAAAACCGGAAACTCCTCCTCCAAAACGGGGATGAGGTCCCTTATGATTATCTGGTGATTGGAACGGGAGCGCGCCACTCCTACTTTGGAAATGATCAGTGGGAACCCCTTGCGCCAGGACTGAAAACGGTGGTCGATGCCTTAAAAATTCGGGAGCGGATCTTGATCTCTTTCGAAAAGGCGGAGCGGACCGATAGTATTCAAGAGGCAGAGAGGCATCTGAACTTTGTCATCATCGGTGGAGGGCCAACAGGAGTCGAGATGGCCGGGGCGATTGCTGAAATCGCTCATAAGACGCTGTTTAAAAACTTTCGGCGGATCAACCCTGAAAAATCGAAGATCTACCTTGTGGAAGGAGCTCCCCGCGTCCTTCCCCCTTTCCCCGAAAAGCTTTCGGAGCGGGCCCGAAAAGATCTGGAGAAGATGGGGGTTCGGGTCATCACCAATGAACTGGTAACCAACATTACGGAAGAAGGGGTGCAGGTAGGCGACGACTTTATCGAAGCAGGGAACGTCATCTGGGCGGCAGGCAACATCGCCTCTCCCCTTTTAAAAACGCTCGACATTCCTCTCGATCGGCAAGGACGAGCGATGGTAGAGCCCGACCTTTCGATCCCCGACCACCCTGAGATTTTTGTCATCGGCGATGCCGCCTGCTCGATCGGCAAAGATGGCAAACCCCTGCCCGCTGTGGCTCCCACAGCGATCCAACAAGGGCGCTACATTGGAAAACTTATCCGGCGACAAATTCCTAAAAAAAAGCGGCGTCCCTTCAAGTACTTCGATAAGGGAGGCATCGCCACCATCGGAAAAAATAAAGCGGTCGGCTTTTTTAAAGCGATCCACTTTAAGGGGATCTTTGCTTGGCTCATCTGGGGTTTTATCCATATCTTCTACCTCGTCAATTACCGGAGCCAGTTTGGGGTCATGCTCGACTGGACCTTTCACTACTTGACAGGACTTCGTGGCGCACGGCTCATCCACAAATCAATCAAAGAACGGCCTGACAAAAAATAGTCTTCTTAGGTATTTTTGAACCACGGAGAGCACAGCGGGAAGCCAACGATCTACCTCTGTGATCTCTGTGGTTGATAAAAATTAACAAGAGCTCTTGCTATCACATACCTTTGGAGACGCTACCCTGCCTTTTGCACTGCTCTTGTCGCTCTTGCTTGCGTGATTCTCTTTCTTTGGATCTACCCGCCCCACCTAGAAGAGGGACCAGCCACCTTTCATATCGAAGAGGTGAAACGGCACGCCGGCCCCATCCAAACCTCCATCGTCTACATCGGAAAGATTCA is a window from the Candidatus Neptunochlamydia vexilliferae genome containing:
- the hprK gene encoding HPr(Ser) kinase/phosphatase produces the protein MKLAIQEFYETHGASLGLETIRVGQGVEREIKVSHVQRPGLSLAGYMKRKSDKRILIFGRMELSYLCDLDPELRLKRLKGVITSETPAVIVARALPPPRELSKVCQELKVPLFRTEVHSMPLLTELTMLLSDYFAPTDSLHGTLVEAYGVGVLIQGESSVGKSEAALGLIERGHRLISNDVVILRKRNSHLVGLAPELNKHLLELRGIGIINVAHLFGAVCVRSEVQVDLVIRLEEWNEKEYYDRVGLEERFTEILGLRVPLIVQPVKPGRDSVLLIETALLNHRLKEMGYHSAREFNDKLLETIARKKKIGTRV
- a CDS encoding NAD(P)/FAD-dependent oxidoreductase, with amino-acid sequence MIYTRVVIVGGGFGGLNCAKTLKKANLDVLLIDKKNHHLFQPLLYQVASAALSPADIATPLREIFADQKNTTVIMGTVDQVDKKNRKLLLQNGDEVPYDYLVIGTGARHSYFGNDQWEPLAPGLKTVVDALKIRERILISFEKAERTDSIQEAERHLNFVIIGGGPTGVEMAGAIAEIAHKTLFKNFRRINPEKSKIYLVEGAPRVLPPFPEKLSERARKDLEKMGVRVITNELVTNITEEGVQVGDDFIEAGNVIWAAGNIASPLLKTLDIPLDRQGRAMVEPDLSIPDHPEIFVIGDAACSIGKDGKPLPAVAPTAIQQGRYIGKLIRRQIPKKKRRPFKYFDKGGIATIGKNKAVGFFKAIHFKGIFAWLIWGFIHIFYLVNYRSQFGVMLDWTFHYLTGLRGARLIHKSIKERPDKK